GTGGGAATCAGCTGGATGGGTGGCTGCCTCGGTGCTCATACGCAAATCGTAGTGCTCGGGCCTAAAGCTCACAGGAAAAGTTTTGGTCATGCACTGCAATCCTTGTTACGCAAGATATAGTCGCAGCATGGAGTCCCCGTCTGACCGCATCGCCACGAACCTTCGTAAGGGGGTGCTCGAATATTGCGTGCTCGCGCTGTTATCCGAGCGTGACATGTACGGCCTCGAGCTCGCAAACGCCCTTATGGAACGGGGGCTGAGCGCGAGCGAAGGGAGCCTGTACCCCCTCCTCGCGCGAATGCGTGAGGGCGGGGCAGTCGACACGCGGTGGGAGCAACCAGCTGAATCCGGTGGCACACGGCCACGGCGCTACTACGCGATCACTGATCGGGGCCGAGAGCTCCTTTTCGTGTTCGCGGGGATCTGGCGGGGACTTGCCGCCGAAGTAGACACGCTGATCTCTGACGTTGTTGATCGCCCAGATGCGGAGGAAAACGCATGAACGCTCACTCACTGCCGGCGCGGGCCGAAACCTACCTCGAACAGCTTCTTGGCGCGCTCGCCGACGCCCCTGCGGATGTGCGAGCTGCAGCCCTCGACGACGTTCGCGCGCACG
Above is a window of Leucobacter aridicollis DNA encoding:
- a CDS encoding PadR family transcriptional regulator, with the translated sequence MESPSDRIATNLRKGVLEYCVLALLSERDMYGLELANALMERGLSASEGSLYPLLARMREGGAVDTRWEQPAESGGTRPRRYYAITDRGRELLFVFAGIWRGLAAEVDTLISDVVDRPDAEENA